The Elusimicrobiota bacterium genome window below encodes:
- a CDS encoding AAC(3) family N-acetyltransferase, producing the protein MSLKNRIKNILPDSALNAWRRAKKNAFEAYLNCLPRLTESDVRALLQEVMGIQPGDAVIVTSSIKALRLAFAPERLLEILEEIVGPSGTIAMHSFSQPPSREFLRSGRVFDVKNTPSSTGLLTELFRRRPGAVRSLHPIKAACAKGPLAAELTKDHHKSIRPFDATSPYYKLVEARAKSVGLGVDSDTMIVIHCVEDCLKEAFPVDLYEPEVFEAVCIDYEGRPVRVKTLAHSRTATLHDTPGFGRRYLNGVMKDFRYKLVPCFVADTQRVFEGMLACARRGITIYPQSCYKETFKNS; encoded by the coding sequence ATGTCCTTAAAGAATCGGATTAAAAATATTTTGCCGGATTCTGCGCTCAATGCCTGGCGCCGGGCCAAGAAAAACGCCTTCGAGGCCTACCTGAACTGCCTTCCCCGTCTCACGGAATCGGATGTCCGGGCTCTTCTTCAAGAAGTCATGGGTATTCAACCCGGCGACGCCGTGATCGTAACCAGCTCCATTAAAGCCCTGCGCCTCGCATTCGCCCCCGAACGCTTGTTGGAAATCCTTGAAGAGATCGTCGGACCGTCGGGCACGATCGCCATGCATTCATTCTCGCAGCCGCCGTCGCGTGAATTTTTGAGAAGCGGCCGGGTGTTTGATGTCAAGAATACGCCCTCGTCCACGGGTTTGCTGACCGAACTTTTTCGCCGGCGGCCCGGCGCCGTGCGCAGCCTCCACCCCATCAAAGCCGCTTGCGCCAAAGGGCCTTTGGCCGCGGAACTAACCAAAGACCATCACAAATCCATCCGGCCCTTCGATGCAACCAGCCCCTACTATAAATTGGTCGAGGCCCGCGCCAAGAGCGTCGGTCTGGGCGTGGACTCCGACACCATGATCGTGATTCATTGCGTCGAAGACTGCCTGAAGGAAGCGTTCCCCGTGGATCTTTACGAACCCGAAGTGTTCGAGGCCGTTTGCATCGATTATGAAGGCCGGCCTGTCCGGGTCAAAACCCTGGCGCATTCGAGGACCGCCACGCTTCATGATACGCCGGGCTTCGGCCGGCGCTACCTCAACGGCGTGATGAAAGATTTTCGCTACAAGCTCGTCCCGTGCTTCGTCGCGGACACGCAGCGCGTCTTCGAAGGAATGCTCGCTTGCGCGCGCCGCGGCATCACCATCTACCCTCAATCCTGCTATAAAGAAACGTTCAAGAATTCATGA
- a CDS encoding amidohydrolase family protein — MRQLSAFGLLLGLSACASMGRNPAPLAVIDAHTHADFDGKPEAASGILFTREQYLQEMGKAGVVGAVAHTDEYEKGYADLREHGVVHCAGIRDAVDAARLEAGLRSGRYACVKIYLGYVYRYAHDPIYDPVYRLAETYDVPVVFHTGDTYEARGKLKYADPLTIDEVAVDHPKVNFVLAHCGNPWIQSAAEVAYKNPNVYLDSSALLIGRLNELPRETVDEYLVRPLAWVFGYLENPSKLMFGSDWPLSDMASSIEAVKRAIPKQHWRAVFHDNAADVFKIKPSKGPLRN; from the coding sequence ATGCGTCAATTATCCGCGTTTGGTTTGTTGCTGGGGCTTTCGGCCTGCGCTTCGATGGGCCGCAACCCTGCTCCCTTGGCCGTCATCGACGCGCATACCCATGCGGATTTCGACGGCAAGCCGGAAGCCGCCAGCGGTATTCTTTTTACCCGCGAGCAATACCTGCAGGAGATGGGCAAGGCCGGGGTCGTGGGCGCGGTGGCGCATACGGATGAATACGAAAAGGGCTATGCGGATTTGCGCGAGCACGGCGTCGTCCATTGCGCGGGCATCAGGGATGCCGTGGACGCAGCGCGTCTGGAAGCCGGGTTGCGTTCGGGGCGATACGCCTGCGTCAAGATTTATTTGGGCTACGTTTACCGTTATGCCCATGATCCCATTTACGATCCCGTTTACCGCTTGGCGGAAACGTACGATGTCCCCGTTGTTTTTCACACCGGCGACACTTACGAGGCCCGGGGCAAGCTCAAATATGCCGATCCCTTGACCATCGATGAGGTGGCGGTGGATCATCCTAAGGTGAATTTTGTGCTGGCCCATTGCGGGAATCCGTGGATACAATCTGCCGCCGAAGTGGCTTATAAAAACCCCAATGTTTACTTGGACAGTTCGGCTTTGTTGATCGGCCGCTTAAACGAGCTGCCCCGTGAAACCGTCGATGAATACCTGGTGCGTCCGTTGGCCTGGGTATTCGGCTATTTGGAGAATCCTTCCAAGCTCATGTTCGGTTCCGATTGGCCGCTTTCGGACATGGCTTCCTCCATCGAGGCTGTTAAGCGGGCCATCCCCAAGCAGCATTGGCGGGCCGTTTTCCATGACAATGCGGCCGACGTTTTCAAAATCAAGCCCTCTAAGGGTCCGTTAAGGAATTGA
- a CDS encoding M48 family metalloprotease, whose product MRPYSAVATLWFLTATVARAIENPGASLPACADWGDSFGDVLAEVFEQVKDRSGYGIAFRNRLRLDYLPDEEYASWPGSGSSPALAVYVNSPHNASHRPRIRIGRALKRIACSRDEIAFVIAHEMAHLGDRQDRFYRFQLGRFWRWFRREYRDHRERDPAAYERLREAMLRERGEVFTKCLERAADLRGREIMERADFNRDAAPAFFEHMEDWIEALGLGHEDETHGSLEERIEQVEEEEPEWPRALRPCRRLLLKESPEEQGG is encoded by the coding sequence ATGCGGCCTTATTCGGCTGTGGCGACGTTGTGGTTTTTAACGGCTACCGTTGCCCGGGCGATTGAGAATCCCGGCGCAAGTTTGCCTGCTTGCGCGGATTGGGGCGACTCATTCGGCGATGTTCTCGCCGAGGTGTTCGAGCAGGTCAAGGATCGTTCGGGTTACGGCATCGCCTTTCGCAACAGGTTGCGGCTGGACTATCTTCCGGATGAAGAATACGCCAGTTGGCCCGGGTCCGGCAGCTCACCGGCCTTGGCGGTTTATGTGAACTCTCCGCACAACGCTTCGCATCGGCCCAGGATCCGCATCGGCCGCGCGCTGAAAAGAATTGCCTGCAGCCGCGATGAAATCGCCTTCGTTATCGCCCATGAAATGGCGCATTTGGGCGACCGGCAGGACCGTTTTTACAGATTTCAACTGGGGCGGTTTTGGCGGTGGTTTCGACGGGAGTATCGGGATCATCGGGAAAGGGACCCGGCCGCGTACGAGCGGTTGCGTGAAGCCATGCTGCGGGAACGAGGGGAAGTATTCACGAAATGTCTGGAGCGGGCCGCGGATTTAAGGGGCCGGGAAATCATGGAGCGCGCTGATTTTAACCGTGATGCCGCCCCGGCTTTCTTCGAGCATATGGAAGATTGGATCGAGGCATTAGGCTTGGGGCATGAAGACGAAACCCACGGCTCGCTTGAAGAGCGCATTGAGCAGGTCGAGGAAGAGGAGCCCGAATGGCCGCGGGCTTTGCGCCCGTGCCGCAGGCTGTTGCTTAAGGAATCTCCTGAAGAACAGGGGGGGTAG
- a CDS encoding S8 family peptidase, producing MKGLIFVVALFAILIPSVQIHAAPVKTIEHRFIIGFLAGTSASERRQIIETLGGTVLRDWPPLNAVAAEVALPNKDAFKGNLRRHPKVSRFENDFETDWLLSDPVAVQMTTLRESFDSRAVARVRQSARREKQSQEVQWGVRRVNAPAAWPSNQGAGVKVAIVDTGIDASHSDLAGNVAGGYNAVNKEESWTDDHNHGTHVAGIVAAALNGQGVVGVAPQARLYAVKVLSADGSGSLTSIIDGMMWCMENGMSVANMSLGAPQGNFFFEYAVNTMVQRGVTLVAAAGNDGGAVNFPAAYDAAVAVSALCPQGITETRLCLTTEEGIAAFSSRGPQVDFIAPGVKIPSTVRQNGIAAYSGTSMATPHVAGLAVLAVAKGSRTPSAIRAALMRAAVPLPGLSAEEQGRGLINAEHLR from the coding sequence ATGAAAGGCCTCATCTTCGTCGTCGCGCTGTTCGCAATCCTTATTCCTTCGGTCCAAATCCATGCCGCTCCCGTCAAAACCATAGAACACCGTTTCATTATCGGTTTTCTAGCGGGGACCTCGGCGTCGGAGCGCCGGCAAATCATCGAAACTCTCGGCGGAACCGTATTGCGCGATTGGCCGCCGTTAAACGCCGTGGCCGCTGAAGTCGCGTTGCCGAACAAAGATGCCTTCAAGGGCAATCTCAGAAGGCACCCGAAAGTCAGCCGTTTCGAAAACGACTTTGAAACCGATTGGTTATTGAGCGATCCTGTCGCAGTGCAGATGACAACATTGCGGGAAAGCTTTGATAGCCGCGCCGTTGCCCGAGTCCGTCAAAGCGCGCGCCGTGAGAAACAATCGCAGGAGGTTCAATGGGGCGTGCGCCGCGTCAATGCGCCGGCCGCTTGGCCGAGCAATCAGGGCGCAGGCGTCAAGGTGGCGATCGTGGACACGGGCATCGACGCTTCGCATTCCGATTTAGCCGGCAATGTGGCCGGCGGTTATAACGCCGTCAACAAGGAAGAGTCTTGGACGGACGATCATAACCACGGCACGCATGTGGCGGGCATTGTGGCCGCGGCGTTAAACGGCCAGGGCGTCGTGGGCGTGGCCCCACAGGCCCGGCTTTACGCCGTTAAGGTGTTGTCCGCAGATGGTTCCGGTTCTTTGACGTCCATCATCGACGGCATGATGTGGTGCATGGAAAACGGCATGAGCGTCGCCAATATGAGCTTGGGCGCGCCTCAGGGCAATTTCTTTTTCGAATATGCCGTTAATACCATGGTGCAGCGCGGCGTGACTTTGGTGGCGGCCGCGGGCAATGACGGCGGCGCGGTCAATTTTCCGGCGGCTTATGATGCCGCCGTCGCCGTGTCGGCGCTCTGTCCGCAGGGGATTACGGAAACCAGGCTCTGCCTGACGACCGAAGAAGGGATCGCGGCCTTTTCAAGCCGCGGACCCCAGGTTGATTTCATCGCTCCCGGGGTGAAAATCCCCTCAACAGTGAGGCAGAACGGGATTGCCGCTTACTCCGGAACGTCGATGGCCACTCCCCATGTGGCCGGTTTGGCGGTGTTGGCCGTTGCCAAAGGGTCAAGGACCCCTTCGGCCATACGCGCCGCGTTGATGCGGGCGGCGGTTCCTTTGCCGGGGCTCTCCGCCGAAGAACAGGGCCGCGGCTTGATTAATGCCGAACACCTGAGATAA
- a CDS encoding MBL fold metallo-hydrolase, translating to MLKIGDFELHSVSDGFFRLDGGAMFGVVPKVLWDQSNPSDDRNRIELALGCLLMKTPRGHHVLVDTGLSSKYESDPKFLRMFDVRRERTLFHALKERGLEPEDIDLVINTHLHFDHCGGNTLRENGRVKPAFPKAKYIVQKAEWEDATHPHERNKASYLPENFLAVDEAKQLELVDGEFEIEPGLKVLKSGGHTRGHQCALVESQGQGALFLGDLIPTRSHVPLPWIMGYDLFPLDTLHAKRRLLAQAKERDWLLVFQHDPKQRAGYLKEADGREVIVPPEALEA from the coding sequence ATGCTCAAGATCGGCGATTTCGAGCTTCATTCGGTATCGGACGGCTTTTTTCGTTTGGACGGAGGCGCCATGTTCGGCGTCGTGCCCAAGGTTCTTTGGGATCAATCAAACCCGTCTGATGACCGCAACAGAATCGAGTTGGCCTTGGGCTGCCTGTTGATGAAAACCCCGCGCGGTCATCATGTGTTGGTGGACACCGGGCTCTCATCGAAGTACGAGAGCGATCCCAAGTTCCTCAGAATGTTCGACGTGCGCCGCGAGCGGACTCTTTTTCATGCCCTTAAAGAGCGGGGCCTGGAGCCCGAAGACATCGATTTGGTGATCAATACCCATCTGCATTTCGATCATTGCGGGGGCAATACGTTGCGCGAAAACGGCCGCGTCAAACCCGCCTTCCCTAAGGCCAAATATATCGTTCAAAAAGCCGAGTGGGAGGATGCGACTCACCCTCATGAAAGAAACAAAGCCAGTTATCTGCCTGAAAATTTTTTGGCTGTCGATGAGGCCAAACAGCTTGAGTTGGTGGACGGAGAGTTTGAAATCGAGCCCGGCTTGAAGGTTCTAAAAAGCGGCGGCCACACGCGCGGCCATCAATGCGCCTTGGTGGAATCTCAAGGCCAAGGCGCTTTGTTTCTCGGCGATTTGATCCCCACGCGAAGCCATGTGCCCTTGCCATGGATTATGGGTTACGATTTGTTTCCGCTGGACACTCTTCATGCCAAGCGTCGCCTTTTGGCTCAGGCCAAGGAGCGCGACTGGCTGTTGGTTTTTCAGCATGACCCGAAGCAACGAGCCGGCTATTTAAAAGAAGCCGACGGCCGCGAAGTGATCGTTCCTCCCGAAGCGCTAGAGGCTTAG
- a CDS encoding fructose 1,6-bisphosphatase: protein MSDKVTLSVIKADVGGYVGHSCSHPRLLERAQEEMSKAKKDGLLTDFCVLACGDDLELIMTHGKGVSNDAVHALAWDTFHKCTDVAKELKLYGAGQDLLSDAFSGNIKGLGPGVAEMEFSERKSEPVLIFMADKTSPGAWNLPVYRMFADPFCSPGLVIDPAAHGGFTFEVLDVEENKTIKLNTPEESYDLLLFLGTIDRYMVKAVYRRSDNEIAAVASTDKLSHIAGQYVGKDDPVLAVRAQAGFPAVGEVLEPFAFPHLVEGWTRGSHHGPLVPVAFEDARPTRFDGPPRVICAGFQLNKGRLEGPVDFFRDPAFDLTRNTAWKVADYMRRHGPFQPHRLGLEAMEYTTMPKVMDKLKHRFIDETEGNAKKKQAHKAPALSR from the coding sequence ATGTCAGACAAGGTGACGTTAAGCGTTATTAAGGCCGACGTCGGCGGCTATGTCGGTCATTCGTGTTCTCACCCCCGGTTGCTCGAGCGGGCCCAGGAGGAGATGAGCAAGGCAAAAAAAGACGGGCTGTTGACGGATTTTTGCGTTTTGGCCTGCGGCGATGATCTTGAGTTGATCATGACGCACGGCAAAGGCGTTTCCAACGACGCGGTCCATGCATTGGCCTGGGATACGTTCCATAAATGCACGGATGTGGCCAAAGAATTAAAGCTCTATGGCGCGGGGCAGGATTTGCTCTCCGACGCTTTTTCGGGCAATATCAAAGGCCTCGGCCCCGGCGTAGCGGAAATGGAATTTTCCGAGAGAAAAAGCGAGCCTGTGTTGATTTTCATGGCGGATAAAACATCTCCGGGCGCTTGGAATCTGCCCGTCTATCGAATGTTCGCGGATCCTTTCTGCAGCCCCGGCTTGGTGATCGATCCGGCCGCCCACGGAGGCTTTACCTTCGAAGTGTTGGATGTCGAAGAAAACAAAACCATCAAACTCAATACCCCGGAGGAATCCTACGATCTGTTGCTGTTTCTGGGCACCATCGATCGTTATATGGTCAAGGCCGTTTACCGCCGTTCGGACAATGAAATTGCGGCCGTGGCTTCCACGGATAAGCTCTCCCATATCGCCGGACAATACGTGGGCAAGGATGACCCTGTGTTGGCTGTGCGCGCTCAGGCTGGATTCCCGGCTGTGGGCGAGGTCCTGGAACCTTTCGCCTTCCCGCATTTGGTTGAAGGCTGGACCCGGGGTTCCCATCATGGGCCTCTGGTGCCTGTCGCCTTCGAAGACGCCCGCCCGACCCGTTTCGACGGGCCGCCGCGCGTCATTTGCGCGGGATTTCAGTTGAACAAAGGCCGTCTTGAGGGTCCTGTGGACTTTTTCCGCGATCCGGCTTTTGACTTGACCAGGAACACGGCTTGGAAAGTCGCGGATTATATGCGCCGCCATGGGCCGTTTCAGCCTCATCGTTTGGGCTTGGAAGCCATGGAATACACCACGATGCCTAAGGTGATGGACAAATTGAAGCATCGTTTCATCGACGAAACCGAGGGCAATGCCAAAAAAAAACAGGCTCATAAAGCGCCTGCGCTGAGCCGGTAA
- a CDS encoding response regulator — translation MKILIADDEVRQRQLLGLMLSKYDCAIVEAGTGLEAVTAAKRERPDLIIMDHHMPEMPGYEAIKEIRKDPAMGKVPFVMVTIDPHIQGRQEEEALEGCAYLPKPYSQEQLLSTISVAIGKTFPLIKQ, via the coding sequence GTGAAAATTTTGATCGCGGATGATGAGGTTCGGCAGCGCCAGCTCCTGGGATTGATGCTGTCCAAATACGACTGCGCCATTGTCGAAGCCGGAACCGGGTTGGAAGCCGTGACCGCGGCCAAACGCGAACGGCCGGACTTGATCATCATGGACCATCATATGCCTGAAATGCCGGGCTACGAAGCCATCAAGGAAATCCGGAAAGACCCGGCCATGGGGAAGGTTCCTTTCGTCATGGTGACCATCGATCCCCATATCCAGGGGCGCCAGGAAGAAGAGGCCTTGGAAGGCTGCGCGTATTTGCCGAAACCCTACAGCCAGGAACAGCTCTTAAGCACGATCAGCGTGGCGATCGGCAAAACCTTTCCCCTCATTAAACAGTAA
- a CDS encoding response regulator transcription factor — protein MDTNKRNQRHERPSILIVDDDVTICQWLSLGLEVHGIESAFAGDAFSAMHFCKKFHPDLVVLDLHLGDHAISGTEVLWGIKNDPELASTVVLIFTGCADEEVQRLCMDEIGADGYLIKGATKTSDLIQAVDKWLRRIKVRGAAQEISGGPVRVNLSQSRAYLGEQTLPLTPREFNVLALTIRKKALVPWATLAGRLFKMGKRYQYQAAADPVETCLRHLRAKLGPESERLVTVPGVGVVWVGDLSDIAALG, from the coding sequence ATGGATACAAACAAACGAAACCAACGCCATGAACGGCCCAGCATCCTGATCGTTGATGATGATGTGACGATCTGCCAATGGCTGTCGCTCGGCCTGGAAGTGCACGGCATTGAGTCGGCCTTTGCCGGGGACGCGTTTTCAGCCATGCACTTTTGCAAAAAATTTCATCCTGACCTGGTTGTCCTCGATCTGCATTTAGGGGATCACGCCATCAGCGGAACCGAGGTTCTTTGGGGGATTAAAAACGACCCGGAACTGGCCTCCACCGTGGTGCTGATCTTTACAGGGTGCGCGGACGAAGAGGTCCAGCGCCTCTGCATGGATGAGATCGGCGCCGACGGGTATTTGATCAAAGGCGCCACGAAAACATCCGATTTGATTCAAGCCGTCGACAAATGGCTGCGCCGCATCAAGGTCCGGGGCGCGGCCCAGGAGATTTCAGGCGGACCGGTGCGCGTCAATTTATCCCAGAGCCGGGCTTATTTGGGAGAACAGACCCTGCCGTTAACCCCTCGCGAGTTTAATGTTCTGGCGTTGACGATACGCAAAAAAGCGCTGGTTCCCTGGGCCACGCTGGCCGGCCGGCTTTTTAAGATGGGCAAACGCTATCAATATCAAGCCGCGGCTGATCCGGTTGAGACCTGTTTAAGACACCTGCGGGCCAAGCTTGGTCCTGAATCCGAACGCTTGGTCACGGTGCCGGGCGTCGGGGTCGTGTGGGTGGGCGATTTATCCGACATCGCCGCTCTGGGATAA
- a CDS encoding TSUP family transporter, giving the protein MALLLAAGVLAGFIDSVIGGGGLITVPALMLHLGVSPWAIGTNKIGAAAATLAAITVYGVKRRMAWGPAIRFAVSVGLGAFCGASVSPRLLVPFYPVLLWLGAALCAATLLLKNKALNAPSSRAGKSNGAVSTLSLGLGFAVGFYDGAWGPGGGTFMFLVLLWTTPLGLVGSMAAAKIANFSSAVLSLSSYAWQGYVDWRLGSVFAVTLAGGAFLGARLAIDHAERFLTPLLLIIAALLLVKLVA; this is encoded by the coding sequence ATGGCCTTGCTGTTGGCTGCCGGCGTTTTGGCTGGATTTATCGATTCAGTGATCGGCGGCGGCGGTTTGATCACCGTGCCCGCCTTGATGCTGCACCTGGGCGTTTCCCCGTGGGCCATCGGCACCAATAAAATCGGCGCCGCGGCCGCGACCCTGGCCGCCATCACGGTTTACGGCGTCAAACGCCGCATGGCCTGGGGTCCGGCCATTCGTTTCGCGGTTTCGGTCGGATTGGGCGCATTCTGCGGCGCTTCGGTCTCTCCTCGCTTGCTCGTTCCCTTTTATCCTGTATTGTTGTGGCTGGGCGCCGCGTTGTGCGCGGCCACGCTCTTGCTTAAAAATAAGGCGCTCAACGCGCCGTCGTCGCGAGCGGGCAAAAGCAACGGCGCCGTGTCGACGTTGTCCCTGGGACTGGGTTTTGCCGTTGGTTTTTATGACGGGGCCTGGGGTCCCGGCGGCGGTACGTTTATGTTTTTGGTTCTTCTATGGACCACGCCGTTGGGGCTGGTAGGTTCCATGGCCGCGGCTAAAATCGCCAATTTTTCCTCGGCCGTACTTTCTTTATCGAGTTACGCTTGGCAAGGTTACGTGGATTGGCGTTTGGGAAGCGTATTCGCCGTAACCCTCGCCGGCGGCGCCTTCCTTGGCGCGCGTTTGGCCATCGATCACGCCGAGCGTTTTTTAACCCCTCTGTTGTTGATCATCGCCGCGCTTTTACTCGTGAAACTGGTAGCATAA
- a CDS encoding ZIP family metal transporter: MLATPAILGLLAGGAIFAGLPIAFASGVKERHRSLLTSISTGILIYLFVEICAKTLDELEDLLASSMADYPTWGDFWLYSFLFIAGLAAGLLGLVYFEGRFIKQGKDEILPMMRARRTALFIAIGIGLHNLTEGLVIGAQYAWGEQNFALLLALGFGLHNATEGFGIAAPMAGHSPGFRYLMGLGLIGGLPTFIGALLGGVWVNKMLETFFMAVAAGAILYIIGELLHLGRRLKGEALVEVGLLIGFVAAFATEMMIVSQGGSL, from the coding sequence GTGTTGGCGACACCCGCGATTTTGGGTCTTTTGGCCGGGGGTGCGATTTTTGCCGGTTTGCCCATTGCCTTCGCCTCCGGCGTCAAGGAACGGCATCGTTCACTGTTGACGTCGATTTCCACCGGCATCTTAATCTATCTATTCGTTGAAATTTGCGCCAAAACATTGGATGAGTTGGAGGATTTGTTGGCTTCCTCCATGGCGGATTACCCGACCTGGGGCGATTTTTGGCTTTACTCGTTTCTGTTCATCGCAGGATTGGCCGCCGGCCTGCTGGGGCTTGTTTATTTCGAGGGCCGCTTCATCAAACAGGGCAAGGACGAAATCCTGCCCATGATGCGGGCGCGCCGGACGGCCCTGTTCATCGCCATCGGCATTGGACTGCACAATCTGACCGAAGGATTGGTGATCGGAGCCCAATATGCATGGGGTGAACAGAACTTCGCGCTTTTGTTGGCTTTGGGTTTTGGTCTTCATAACGCCACAGAAGGTTTCGGCATTGCAGCGCCCATGGCCGGCCATTCTCCCGGTTTCCGCTACCTAATGGGTCTCGGACTCATCGGCGGTTTGCCGACTTTTATCGGAGCGTTATTGGGCGGGGTTTGGGTGAATAAAATGTTGGAAACGTTTTTTATGGCTGTCGCCGCCGGCGCCATCCTTTATATAATCGGGGAATTGCTTCACTTAGGCCGCCGTCTCAAAGGAGAGGCGCTTGTCGAGGTTGGGCTTTTGATAGGATTTGTAGCGGCTTTCGCCACGGAGATGATGATTGTTTCTCAAGGCGGGAGTCTCTAG